The bacterium DNA segment AATCATATGTTTCCTTAAAAACAAAAAATTCCAGAAGTGTTGATATTGAAGTATCCTGATTTAAAGAATAGCCAGGTAAAATCTCAGAAGGAAGATTATATCTTTTAAATACCCTCTGGACAATGGGTCTGTAAGAAGGCATACTGGGAAATACAGTCATAATATCGTTCAATGTCCAGTCAGGATGTTTTTCTAATTCTTTTCCTATAATACTTACTATTCCTTCTACTTCTTCTGCCTGCGTGGAAAAATTATAGCATTCTACCTCTGGCTGTCTGTTTTCTTTTTGATAAATATCTTCTTTCCATTGAGTTAGTTTTTTAAGCCATGAATATGTATTATTAAGAATAAGTTCTTTTACATCAATAGATACATTTTCATCATATGGAAAAGAAAATACAACAGATGGTATATTATCTATAAGGTTGGATACAAATCTTCTCTGGTAGTAAGGTATCTCACAAAAACCTTCAAAAACAAGTTCCTTGAATTTTAAGTACCTGACATAATCCACTGCCTCCTTATATATATCTTCCATATCAAGAAGATTATTTTTCTTCATATACTCTGTGTATCTTTCCATAATATCAAATGCAAACAGCACAATGGAACAGTTATAACCAAATTTCCAATCAAAACTGTTTATTTTTTCTTTTATTGTTTTAAAAGAAAGAGATATATCCTCTGTAGATATTTTTACATCTTTTATAAAATTGGCTATAGCGAGAGCCATACCCGGTGGGGTATACCTGAAACGTTCTTCTATCTTATGGTCTTTAAGCATTTCCAGAATGACTATATACTTTTCTACATCAGATATAACCCTCTTTTCTGACTCACTATTAAGAATATTAAGTGCTAATGTCTTTATGGTGTGAGTGGAAGGAAGTAATGGATTTTTCTGCCTATTCCTATAATATCTTATTTTAAAGTCATTTATTTTACTTACGTGAGGTGTAATATACAGCGTTTCCAGTGGTTCTTTAATGAATTGCTGGATAAGTATATCTGTTTTATCTTTACGATTAAATGGAAATAGAAGCAACTTTTTCATATCACTATTTTAAAATTTTTTACCTGTTTTTTCTTTATACCCAACTGCCTTTATATTATAATAAATAAAATAGAAAATAAAGAGAAGAAAAGATGGATAAAAAGAAAAAAAAGAAAAAAAGTGATGATAAATTAGTCCATTTCTTTATATTCCTATTCTTTGTATTTTTCTTTTATGTTGTAAAAATCATACCCTCGTTTTTCTATCCTCTTATAAGTCATATGATAGGAATTACTTTATTTTATACTATGGGCAAAAGCAGAAAACTTATATTAAAAAATATGGATATTATTTATGGAGATACTATAGACAGAAAAAAGAGAAGAAAGATAGCAAAGGATTTATTTGCTGGCATAGTATTGAGTTTATGTGAGTGTATACAAACAACAAAAATCAAAGATGAGCAACTCTTTGATATGGTAATAATTGAAGGAGAAGAAAAACTTCAGAAAGCGTTAAGCGAAGGTAAAGGTGTTATAGGAATCTCTCCTCATATGGGAAATTTCCCACGACTTCAGGCAGTTTTATCAAAGAAGGGATACCCTGCAACATATTTTTCAAGACCACCGTCAGGAAGATATTTAGCAAAACTATTCAGGAAAATTACTGCTTCTGAAGATGTTCCTCTTATATATCTTACTAAAAGAAGACAGGCAATAATAGATGGCCACAGATGGATACAGAATAAAGGGATGTTATGTTTTTATATTGACCAGCATGATAGTAAAGGAGTTGAAGTTGAATTTTTTGGAAGGAAGGTCTATGCTCCTGCAGGTGCTGCTTCTTTTGCAAGGAAGTATGGATGTCCTGTTTTAGGACTTTTTACATACAGAATGATTGATGGAAAACAAAAAATTATTATTGAAGGACCTTATAATATCCAGGAAACAGCCAATCCTGAAGAAGATATTAAAGTAAATACTGGGTTTTTCCTTAAAAGGGTTGAGTACTATGTAAAGTTATATCCAGAACACTGGTATTCCTGGCTACACAAAAGATTTCCGGGATTATATTAAAAATTCCTGATAATCAGCATTACAAGTGCAGTAATAATACCAACTGAAAGATTATCGTTTATTTTCAGAGGTAAAACCTCCACAATAGAAGATATAAAAGCCCCGATTATAAGAAGAGGTAAAGAGATATTAAGAAAAGGATATATAATCAACCCTATAATAAGAT contains these protein-coding regions:
- a CDS encoding lysophospholipid acyltransferase family protein; translated protein: MDKKKKKKKSDDKLVHFFIFLFFVFFFYVVKIIPSFFYPLISHMIGITLFYTMGKSRKLILKNMDIIYGDTIDRKKRRKIAKDLFAGIVLSLCECIQTTKIKDEQLFDMVIIEGEEKLQKALSEGKGVIGISPHMGNFPRLQAVLSKKGYPATYFSRPPSGRYLAKLFRKITASEDVPLIYLTKRRQAIIDGHRWIQNKGMLCFYIDQHDSKGVEVEFFGRKVYAPAGAASFARKYGCPVLGLFTYRMIDGKQKIIIEGPYNIQETANPEEDIKVNTGFFLKRVEYYVKLYPEHWYSWLHKRFPGLY